tacacatctcttccgtcgtggagGTATTGCAAAGGTTGGGGCAAGACTTAGATATGTCATGATGTGTATTGTGAGCATCAGATTTGGGGAATGTCGGCtattatgatcagagaatgttgTTATGGTCCCGTGAATGACGTGGTGCATAATGTGAATTTAACAAAAGTATGCAATCTTGTATTGGCGTATCATGTGGTGATTTATATGGTGTTCATATGTTGAAAgtaggcctggcagagaatttcggatgttaaaattgggctctaaggcttatttgcctaaaTGAAAGAGATTATCTTTAgatttgatcgagctaatgtgcccAACAGAGTTTTGGTAGCACGAGTAGGTGCGCTAGGTGTTAagcagtgatttcagactacttcagtgcagttctcagcacgttcgaggacgaatgcatGTTTAaatgggagagaatgtaacaacctgatcggtcgttttaagctctagcaCATCGTTTTGCGGTGTGAGGCCCTGAATAGATTCACTTCAGGTAtaatgacttgtacgcatggtcggaatttaATTCGgggaagttcgaagttgatttggagagagaattctcatttcggaagctttaagttgaaatctCAATTGCACTGCCCAAAgaacttgttgttgttatttgatcTCTTTGACTAATGCACTCCTTCTCTCTCTTCGACTAACGGTCGACTTCGACCATCGCCATCTCTCTCCGACGAACGCCCTCTTCAGGTGAGCTGGTTCCAGCCTCTCTAATTAGTGGCCTAGGTAGGTTGTTTGCCCTATCTCCTATTCTCAATCCTCTTGTTTATCCATTTTCTGCAGCGATAGTACTAAGGGCTCATACATTAATTGGAAAATTTGTAAAAGTTTTCGAAGATTTTTTTCACTGATAAGGTGTACTTTAGTTATCTAGGGTTTTTGTTGTTTTGCTTTCCTGTATTCGTTTGCGCTTCTTTTCTTGTCCCTTTCTATGctttttccctccatttcccctGCTACTGTCAAGGCTACACTAGTGGTAGCGGTGACAACCCCTTTTTGTACGtggtattttttgtatttttcagcaAAATCCTCAGAGTTGCTGGAGATAAGTTGGGCACATGCGCACAAGCAAAGGATAGAAGCCTAGGTGAGTGTCAGCGAAGGGCAGTGGGAAGCTGGGCGTGAGCGTGCAACAACATCTACTACATCAAATCAATCACAGGTTCTATTCttgggagttggtacctcccgttttactgtttcccttttggtgttagctaaattaatGTTACTTTAGTTTGCACTAGTTCCATCTTACAACTAGTGTGCTAGTAGTTACTTGTTTCCTTCCAATTTGGTTCGTTGATCGTTGTGTGCTAGCGAGTCTACTTTAGCTTGTCGTAGGTATAGTGGCTGTAGTCTGGGATGACAGAGTAAGCGCATGTCCTTGGGTGGGGCAGAGTTTGGGGCGGGGGCCAGGGGTAGGACGGGAGGtgggggaggtagagggggcaatgGAGCCTATAGGTtaagaatcgggtcatggaacataggttcactaatgAGTAAGTCTTTAGAGTTGGCAAAGATTCTCCaaaagaggaagattaatataacGTGTGTTCAGGAGACTatgtgggtcggatcgagggccaAGGACGCAAATGGGTATAAGTTATGGTATCTGGAGTcttgaggggtaagaatggagtgggtatcttgGTAGATAGGCATCTTAGAGAGTCTCTGGTAGAGGTTAGGCGGGTGAATGATATATTAATGACTATCAAGTTGGTCGTTCGTGAGTGTACGTTAAATGTTGTTAGCGCGTATGCGACGCAAACTGGCTTggatgaggagattaaaaggTGCTTTTCGGAAGGGTTGGATGATATCGTGCGTAGTCCGCTTGCCGaaaggttattcataggaggagatttcaacagtcatattgggtcgtctacaagtggttatactgaggtgcatggAGGCTTCGGTTTCGGGGAGCTGAACGGAGGGGGCACTTCGCTGTTAGACTTCGCCAAGGCATTCGAGCTGGtgattgcaaactcgagtttccCGAAGCAGGAAGAGCCTTTGGTTACTTTCAAAAGTTCAGTGTCTtggactcagattgactatctcctcctcaggagatgcgatagaaagttgtgcgaggattgcaagGTTATCCTAGGTGAGACCCTCGCAACgcaacataggcttttggtgatggacattggtaTTATGATACTGAGGAAGAAAAGGTCAGTACGAGGTCGCCTGAGGATTAGGTGGGGCACCTTGACTGAGGATAAAGCTCAGGAGTTGGGAGGAAGGTTATCGGCTATGGAAGTTTGGAGGAGTAGTGGGGACGTGAACATTTTGTGGTCGATGGCAGCGGATTGTATAAGGAAGGTggtgagagaggtgttagggatatcttcgGGCCGCAACGGTAGCCATAAaagagactggtggtggaatgcagttgtccaaggtaaagtggaagcgaaaaAAGGTGGCATAGCTAccgttagtagggagcactggcgAGGAGGAAAGGAGATCAAACAGCgagagatataaggtagctaggaaggaggcgaaatTGGCAGTCACAGAGGCTAAGACAACGGCTTTTGCTTGTTTGTATGAGGAATTGGGGgacaaaggcggggagaagaagttattttgGCTGGATAAGGCGATAGAGAAGAgggctcgggatctggaccaagtgaggtgcatcaaagatgaggacggcaaagttttgatggaggatgaccagattaagaggaggtgacaGACCTACTTttataaacttctaaatgaagaagCGGATCAGGATATTGTtctaggtgaattgaggaatgccgacagtttCAATGGTTTTAGCATTTGTAGGAACATTGAGGTCAAGGAGGTCATGGAGAAAATGcataagatgagtaggggcaaaGCAACCGGGCTAGACGAAATTACGattgaactttggaggtgtgtgggtagagcaggttTGGAATGGCTGATTGAGTTGTTTGATGTTATATTCAAGACGAATAGGATGCCTGAGGAGtagaggtggagtacaatggttacattgtacaagaacaaaggtgatatccaaagttgtaacaattataggggtatcaaattaccaagccataccatgaaagttttGGGAGAatgtggtagaaatgagagtgtgaaggacggtgtctattttaGACAACCAATTTGGGTTCGTTCCAGGGCgttctaccacagaagctatccacctaaTTAGTAGGATGGTGGAatagtacagggataggaagaaggacctccacatggtgtttattgatttgGAGAAAGCGTATGATAGGGTTCCTATGGAGGTTCTATGGAGCTGCTTGGAGGCTAAAGGGGTTCCGATTGCATACATTAGGATGATTAAAGATATGTACGATGGAGCTAAGACAAGAGTTAGGACGGTAGGAGGCAACTTAGAGCACTTTCCGGTTGAtatggggttgcaccaagggtctgtgCCCAGCCTATTCCTATTTGCCCTAGTGATAGacgcactgactcatcatattcaagaggaggtgccatggtgtattctatttgctgatgacatagttctgattgatgagacatAAGGCGGTGTCAACGAGAGGCTGGAGGTCTGGAGACAGGCCCTTGAGTCgaaagggtttcaagttgagcaggactaagacGGAATACTTAGAGTGCAAGTTCAGCGTCGAGCCGATGGAAACGGGAGTGgacgtgaggcttgactctcaagttaTTCCCAAGacgggtagtttcaagtaccttgggtcggttatttAGGGGATTGgggagatcgatgaggatgtcacacaccgtattggtgtagggtggatgaagtggaggttagcgtcgggtgttctgtgtgacaagaaagtgccaacattactaaaaggtaagttctatagagcagtggttaggcctgccttGTTGTACGGGATTGAGTGTTGGCTGGTTAAGATATCACATGTCCAGatgatgaaagtagcagagataaGAATGTTGAGGTAGATGTATGGGCACACTAAGATGGATatgattaggaatgaagatattcgggagaaggtaggtgtggcccccatagaggacaagatgcggggagcaagacttagatggttcgggcacattcagaggaggagcattgatgcaccggtgaggaggtgtgagagacTGGCTatggtgggcacgaggagaggtagagggctgcccaagaagtattggggagaggtgatcaggtagGACATagcacgacttaggattactgaggacatggcccttaacAGGGTATTGTGGAGGTCgaacattaaggttgtaggttaggaggaagttgtgaatatttccacgGCACACCCGAGTAGGACTAGTAGTTAAGATTTAGTTTTAGGATGCTAGTGGTTATCTACTGATGTATGGCTTTATCTACTAGTTATTATTATACTTTCCATCTATTtcctatattgctgttattttattatgattctattgatggtactaatatatcgtctcttgtcccctttttgagccgagggtctcctagaAGCAGCCTCTCTGTCccttagggtaggggtaaggtctgcgtacacattaccctccccagaccccactagtgggattacactgggtcgttgttgttgtagcACGAAAACACCCAAAGAAGTAATCCTCACCTTTAAGCAACCGAGCAATTTCCTACTCCACACGCACTACCTTCTTCATGAATAACAGCTCAATCATCCCATGATCGGTGGACTCGTGGTTGAAAGGGTGTTtatattttgtaacttttacccgatttcgaaaTGTGTGCCCAAGTGGActttttggggcgatttttgaaattcttgttaaaatcttgatttcattaattagattaacTTATTATAGCTGtatttatagtatgtaattgtttttggctagatttgggtcaTTCGGAGTAGAAAATTTGAGGAAAAGGCGTTATTgttgattgattgagcttggcttgaggtaagtggcttgcctaaccttatgtgggggaaatctctttaggatttggtactattgTGATTCTTCGATGATATCTGAGCACCGTGTACACGAGGTGACAAGTGTGTACacgagctaattgttgaaaactcTGGTTTATACTGAGTAGTAACCTATTACATCTTAAGTGAGTTATACCAACATGTGTAGTTATCCTATTTAGCCTAATATCGCATGTGAACATGTCTTAAATGCTTATTCGAAATATGTGCATCATGTttagttgaatttttatttttttccttgatTCGTATCAATCTTAAATTGTAGAGTTCTTGTTGTTAATTGTTGTTGTCATTGGTTTCaagctatgtgtttacttttgggactacgaagtGGTACCTTGGGAGATCCCCATGCACATTTACTTTTGGTAGTACGAGGTAGTACCTCGGGACATccccttgcatatttacttttgggactacgagacggtatctttGGAGCCCATGTTGTTTATCTCTATGAGTTATGCTGTTGTTTTCTGTAGTTTCTCTTTGTTACATTTCCAGTCTTTTATTACACTGCTATATATTCCTGCCTTAAATTAATATAttccagtagggccctaacctgacCTCGTTACTACTCTACCGGGGTTAGGCTTGGCACTAACTCgataccattgtggtgtactcatactgcaTTTCTGCACGTGtgttgtgtgcagatccaggtacctcctaccagcctTGCTATTAGTTGCTTACTTCCTGCTGCTCTAgtgacttcaaggtatatctgtcaACGTCCGCAaacctcggagtccccctctatctcTTTTATATTGTCCCTCCTTTGTTTCTTCTTGTTACTGATGTATAGAAACAGTTGGACAAATTcttagagcttatgacttgtgacTGCCAGGTTTTGGGAATATTGTTATACTCGAGCTGTTGATTACTTATACATGCCAAGCAgcattttatcatttttatagTTATAAATTGAAGTTAGTTGTtaaattttgcttttattttccATTATTCCGCAATTGATAGGCTCACCTAGTCATACAGACTAGGTGCTGCCACGACATCTTATGGAGCGAGAATTTgggtcttgacaagttggtattaaagctctaggttcataggtgttatgagtcacaagtaggtttagtagagtctcgcataACGGTACAAaaacgtctatacttatcttcagggaggctatggaactattaggaaaattttaacttttttgaTTGCTTGTCGTGCGAAATTGTTgacttcaaaattctaaacttctatattTTGTTCTCTCATATATGGTGAGGGCACGTATTACCGGATTAGATGACCAGGAACCCGTGCCTCCTACTAGAGACATGAGATGCCAGGTTCgaggtagaggtcgaggacgtcCACGAGGAGCTGCCAAAGCACCCACACGAGCTACTATAGAGGAGCACCCAGTAGCTCCACCTAGAGGAAAGGAACCTAAGACCCCTATTGCTACACCAACTCTTCAGAGTTTGAGCGGTTGCACCAAGGTGCTATGACTGTGTCAGAGTATGCACTTCGCTTTCGTGATTTGTCTAGGCATGCACCAAACTTGGTTGCTACAGTTTGAGAGAGGGTCTGTCGATTTTTTGAGGGGTTAAACCCCAGTATCAGGCTTATCATGTCCTAGGACTTAGATATGGATATTGTATATCAGCAGGTTGTGGGGATTGTTAGGAGATTAGAGGGTATGCTTGCACGGGAAATAggggagagagaggccaagaggtttcGAGAGTCTAGAACTTATAGTGGTACTCGTGCCCCAGCGGTAGCtcatcatggtaggggctatgtgagtcgccctgttcattcaacACTTCCAGCCGCCAGTGGTATTCATGCACCTCCTAGGCCCTAGTAGGCTTATTATGCACCGATAGTGTCTAGTGCACCTCTTTcacggggtgctttcagcggtcagtccagtagacctggcccgagctagcCATAGTAGCCACACCCTccgagagcttgttttgagtatggcaACACTCACCATATAGTGAGGGATTACACATACTAGTAGGGGTACACCTCCACAGACTACTCGGGGACCGCATGCTTCACCAGGTCCACAGGCTGTGATTACAGCACCAGCTACTACtacacctactcagccagcttgAGGTGGAGGTTGGGCAGGTATAGGTCACCC
This genomic stretch from Nicotiana sylvestris chromosome 9, ASM39365v2, whole genome shotgun sequence harbors:
- the LOC138877187 gene encoding uncharacterized protein; this encodes MVSGVLRGKNGVGILVDRHLRESLVEVRRVNDILMTIKLVVRECTLNVVSAYATQTGLDEEIKRCFSEGLDDIVRSPLAERLFIGGDFNSHIGSSTSGYTEVHGGFGFGELNGGGTSLLDFAKAFELVIANSSFPKQEEPLVTFKSSVSWTQIDYLLLRRCDRKLCEDCKVILGETLATQHRLLVMDIGIMILRKKRSVRGRLRIRWGTLTEDKAQELGGRLSAMEVWRSSGDVNILWSMAADCIRKVVREVLGISSGRNGSHKRDWWWNAVVQGSTGEEERRSNSERYKVARKEAKLAVTEAKTTAFACLYEELGDKGGEKKLFWLDKAIEKRARDLDQVRCIKDEDGKVLMEDDQIKRRNIEVKEVMEKMHKMSRGKATGLDEITIELWRDRKKDLHMVFIDLEKAYDRVPMEVLWSCLEAKGVPIAYIRMIKDMYDGAKTRVRTVGGNLEHFPVDMGLHQGSVPSLFLFALVIDALTHHIQEEVPWCILFADDIVLIDET